A segment of the Echinicola strongylocentroti genome:
ACCTACCACAAAAGGAATCCTAGGGGCATAGTGGCTCTTCAGCATTCCGGGGGACTTGGGATTACTACTGGACTGGGGCAAGATCAATACATTCCCCACCGCTTTTTTTATTTCAGATACCTCGACTCCTCCAAGGCGATATATAGTGATCTGTCCCTCCTCTACGCCGACAATAGTACTTTCAAGACCTATCTGGCAGCTCCCGCCATCTAGGACATAGCTGATTTTGCCATCAAGCTGATCCACCACATGGCTGGCACAAGTAGGACTAATATAGCCAAAAGGATTGGCACTTGGTGCTGCCAAGGGAAAATCCAATGACAATAACAATTCTCGCGTCAAGGGATGACTGGGAACCCTCACTGCCACTTGATCCAATCCACTGGTTACTAAATCAGGCACAATGGACTTTTTGGGCAACAACAAGGTCAACGGCCCCGGCCAAAACTGCTCTGCCAAAACGGCCAATTCCGGCAATATTTCTGTCGTATATGCACTGATCTGTTCAACACTGCCCGTATGAACAATTAACGGATCAAAACTTGGGCGATTTTTGGTTTCGAAGATTTTGCCTACAGCACTTGGGTCCAACGCATTCCCTGCCAACCCATACACTGTTTCTGTAGGGATACCTACCAGCTCTCCCTTTTCCAGAAGCTGTTTGGCTTTGTTGATGTCCTTTCCGATTTCAGTCATTAAGATTCCGATTCTGTCTCACAAAACTCGTCAATCCACTCTTTAGCATCTGTATATCCTAAACCTAAAGCAGTCTTAAGGTGCATACAGCCTTCCTCTGTCTTACTTAGGGCACTCATTTCGGTCACTCCCAAAAGGTAAAAAGCCGCGCCATTTTGATCATCCAGTGCTACTGCTCGCTGCAGCGCATTGATGGCTTCCAGCGGATTGTTATTGCCCAATAGCGCTTTTGCACGATTAAAGTGCACCAACGCCTGATTGGGGTCTACCTGAAGCGCATTATCAAAGTCCAAAATAGCGTCTTCATATTCCTCCATCCCTAGCAGCGCCAAGCCACGGTTATAATAAATATCCGTCTGATTGGGATCAAGTGCACTTGCCATGTTATAATTGATCACCGCCTCTTTGAAAACCTTCTTTTCTAAATAGGCATTTCCGAGGTTTAGGTAGGGTTTATATGAAGTAGAATCCTTTTCCATCGCTAGTTGGAAATTAACGATGGCCTCATCCCATTTTCCTTGTTCAAAAAATGCTACTCCTTTGGCATTATGGGCTTCTGTGTTGGCTGGATTTTTTTCGATTACCCGATCAAAATAGGTAATCGCTTCTTTAAATTTCTCTAATCGCATTTCCTTAATTCCGGCATCGTATAGCTCCTGCTCTGAGGGAGAACATCCCCATAGCAAACCAACCATCAAAGGAAGAATAAATAGCTTTTTCACTTTTGGTAATTTTTCATACAAAGATACGAATTATAGGCAATTTGACAGCTTACTTGTTCGATCTTTAGCAAATATACAATCTTCCGGCAATAGCAGCAGTGGCTGGTCATCGACTAATCGGCAAAAGGCCCTGACATCCTGCTTTATTATCCTATTGCTACCAGCTTGAATGGAGAGAAATGCCTCAGCAGACAATCTCTGATTTGCTGGTTTTTTCAAGCATCCGCAAAATAGAATCATTGGCCTTGACCACATCTGGAACCGTCTCATAACTTACCCATGCCAGGTCCTTGCTTTCTTCACTGATCGTGAGCGGCTCATCCATAGCAGCCTCAATCAAAAACCTCACATCATAGTGATAATGCTGCTGGTCTTTACTATTAGCAGGAATGACATGCTTATCGATGTCAAAAATCCCTCTGTCCACCAGTTTTAGGGAAATCAACCCGCTTTCTTCCCGAGCCTCGTTCATGGCCACCTCTAGTAGGTTCTCATTGCCATCCGCATGTCCTCCCAGCTGCAACCAACGATTTAGCTTCTTGTGATGGGTGAGCAATGCATGTGTCCGTGTTTTGTTAACTATCCAAGCGGAAGCGGTAAAATGCCCCTCCTTCCGGTCTCTAAGAAAGGCCAACGGATCATCGGTCAACTGGATGAAGTCTCGAACAAACAATTTTTCTTCCTCAAATGGTGTCCGGTAGCTTTTCAATGCTTTCTTAAGTTCTTCTCTATTCATAGGCGATTACTGGGGATTAAATATGGCTTCTATAAAGGATTCAAATGAGCGGGCCTTGGTGTACAGCCTGTCCGAATAGACAGTTACCAAAATCTTGATCATTTGTGGCTTGTGATTGACCGACACTTTCTCTATAGCAACGTTTCCAAAAAGTTGGTCGGTCCGATCTGCCGTGAAGGTTGCTTTGGGCTTTAGGTATTGTTTTTCGGTGGTGTTTACTCCGGAGGCTTTTTCTTGAATAGTCCGGTCCAAACTCACCCTTTCATACCCTAAATC
Coding sequences within it:
- a CDS encoding L-threonylcarbamoyladenylate synthase translates to MTEIGKDINKAKQLLEKGELVGIPTETVYGLAGNALDPSAVGKIFETKNRPSFDPLIVHTGSVEQISAYTTEILPELAVLAEQFWPGPLTLLLPKKSIVPDLVTSGLDQVAVRVPSHPLTRELLLSLDFPLAAPSANPFGYISPTCASHVVDQLDGKISYVLDGGSCQIGLESTIVGVEEGQITIYRLGGVEVSEIKKAVGNVLILPQSSSNPKSPGMLKSHYAPRIPFVVGDLSQLVPHYLSKGEKIGVLSFDIAYDDVAPEHQRILSKTGDFREAAQNLFAAMRYLDKQDVSVILSGEMPEKGLGKAVNDRLRRAAAR
- a CDS encoding tetratricopeptide repeat protein, translating into MVGLLWGCSPSEQELYDAGIKEMRLEKFKEAITYFDRVIEKNPANTEAHNAKGVAFFEQGKWDEAIVNFQLAMEKDSTSYKPYLNLGNAYLEKKVFKEAVINYNMASALDPNQTDIYYNRGLALLGMEEYEDAILDFDNALQVDPNQALVHFNRAKALLGNNNPLEAINALQRAVALDDQNGAAFYLLGVTEMSALSKTEEGCMHLKTALGLGYTDAKEWIDEFCETESES
- a CDS encoding NUDIX hydrolase yields the protein MNREELKKALKSYRTPFEEEKLFVRDFIQLTDDPLAFLRDRKEGHFTASAWIVNKTRTHALLTHHKKLNRWLQLGGHADGNENLLEVAMNEAREESGLISLKLVDRGIFDIDKHVIPANSKDQQHYHYDVRFLIEAAMDEPLTISEESKDLAWVSYETVPDVVKANDSILRMLEKTSKSEIVC